A stretch of Desulfotalea psychrophila LSv54 DNA encodes these proteins:
- the speB gene encoding agmatinase has product MSKPVNALASPRFCGIRTFMRLPYQTDLQDIDFAVLGIPFDTATTYKPGCRFGPAGIRAASTILKSYEEVLDVDIFEECSGVDYGDIDIIPGHLDESFERIEEGMSALLKNDIIPVVMGGDHSITLPQLRSIVKKHGPVALIHFDAHSDTGSDYFGKPYNHGTTFHWAIKEGLIKPEESTQTGIRGPLYGRDSLKFVRESGMQVITGWELHEIGINEAIKRIKERISPGTPVFMSFDIDFLDAAYAPGTGTPEIGGFTTHEALKLVLNCCQGQELVGMDLVEVLPESDNAEITSFAAAGIMHAFLSCVAANKRAKR; this is encoded by the coding sequence ATGTCTAAGCCAGTAAATGCCCTTGCCTCGCCCCGCTTTTGTGGCATAAGAACCTTTATGCGTCTTCCCTATCAAACGGATCTACAGGATATAGACTTTGCCGTCCTTGGCATTCCTTTTGATACTGCCACCACTTATAAGCCAGGATGTCGCTTCGGGCCTGCTGGTATTCGGGCTGCCTCTACCATACTCAAGTCCTATGAAGAGGTGCTTGACGTGGATATATTTGAAGAGTGTAGCGGTGTTGATTACGGCGATATTGATATTATTCCCGGCCACCTGGATGAGTCATTTGAGCGCATTGAAGAGGGAATGAGTGCCCTCTTAAAAAATGACATCATTCCTGTTGTTATGGGTGGAGACCACTCCATCACCCTGCCGCAACTGCGTTCCATCGTTAAGAAGCATGGCCCCGTGGCCCTTATTCACTTTGATGCTCACTCGGATACGGGAAGTGATTACTTCGGTAAGCCCTACAACCACGGCACCACCTTCCATTGGGCCATCAAGGAGGGTTTGATCAAGCCTGAGGAGTCCACCCAGACGGGAATCCGAGGCCCCCTCTACGGCAGAGATTCGCTCAAGTTTGTCCGCGAAAGCGGTATGCAGGTTATCACCGGCTGGGAGCTTCATGAAATAGGTATAAACGAGGCAATCAAGCGCATCAAAGAGCGTATCAGCCCGGGTACCCCTGTTTTCATGTCGTTTGATATTGATTTTCTTGATGCCGCCTATGCACCGGGCACAGGAACTCCCGAGATTGGCGGTTTCACCACCCATGAGGCTCTCAAGCTTGTCCTTAACTGCTGCCAAGGCCAGGAACTGGTGGGGATGGATCTGGTGGAGGTACTTCCAGAGTCAGACAATGCAGAGATCACCTCTTTTGCCGCCGCCGGCATCATGCATGCATTCCTCTCCTGTGTCGCAGCAAACAAGAGGGCAAAAAGATAA
- a CDS encoding BCCT family transporter gives MSKQKNNLMTRLLGQYDPFLFYTTALVTLAIVVFGAIYPEILGKYAMAGRAYIADTFGWLYVSIMALCIIVGFGVAISKYGNLTLGQAGDEPEFSTTTWIAMLFSCGIGVGYVLWGAAEPMFHFMNTPYGAVAGSPEALPVAIRIASFHWGIHCWMGYSIVGLCIAFPAFRQNRPMTLSVALHGLLGDKASTSVWGRLLDTIGAIATVGGLSTALGLGIISLSYGAGLIFGIEVGVGGKLLIMAIIIGLYVISAITGLHRGMAFLSNVNIILAISWCLFILIFGETNTLLRLLVNNVGSYVSEFIPMTFYTDPLQQHSKWFSSWTLFCWLLTIAWAPFVGGFIARISRGRTIRGFIVGAVLAPTAFSLVWFTIVGGSSILAEMNQTAPMWTSISADVGSGIYMLLSTLPFAKLLSIIVFINMILFLVTSADSASFFVAMLMSKGAYEPKTLMKVVWGAFLGTLAVVLLVSGGLGALKSACIIAGAPFGIGMIFMLWSLLKDLKSEMQHSEMEKRQSEIEQIEMLKSEILKSQLQKEAL, from the coding sequence ATGTCGAAGCAAAAAAACAATTTAATGACAAGATTACTGGGCCAATACGACCCATTTCTCTTCTATACCACCGCCCTGGTAACTCTTGCTATCGTAGTATTTGGTGCCATCTACCCTGAAATCTTAGGTAAATACGCCATGGCAGGACGGGCCTATATTGCAGATACCTTTGGCTGGCTTTACGTCTCAATTATGGCCCTCTGTATCATCGTGGGCTTTGGCGTTGCCATCAGTAAATATGGCAACCTTACCCTGGGACAGGCCGGTGATGAACCGGAGTTCAGCACCACCACCTGGATCGCCATGCTCTTTAGTTGCGGCATTGGCGTTGGCTATGTTTTATGGGGTGCTGCTGAACCCATGTTCCACTTTATGAACACCCCCTACGGCGCTGTTGCCGGCAGCCCCGAGGCTCTTCCTGTCGCCATTCGCATAGCATCATTCCACTGGGGTATTCACTGTTGGATGGGCTACTCCATAGTGGGCCTCTGCATTGCCTTTCCTGCCTTTAGGCAGAATCGCCCCATGACCCTCTCTGTTGCCCTACACGGACTGCTTGGTGACAAGGCAAGTACCAGCGTGTGGGGACGTCTCCTCGATACCATTGGTGCCATTGCTACGGTAGGAGGACTCAGTACTGCCCTTGGACTTGGTATTATCTCCCTAAGCTACGGGGCTGGACTTATCTTCGGCATAGAAGTTGGCGTTGGGGGCAAGCTGCTCATTATGGCTATTATCATTGGTCTCTATGTTATTTCAGCCATAACAGGACTGCACCGAGGCATGGCCTTTTTGAGTAATGTTAATATTATTCTGGCAATCTCATGGTGTCTCTTTATTCTTATTTTTGGAGAGACAAATACCCTGCTGCGTCTGCTGGTAAATAACGTAGGCAGCTATGTCAGTGAATTTATTCCCATGACCTTTTATACCGATCCCTTACAACAACACAGCAAGTGGTTTTCCAGCTGGACCCTCTTCTGCTGGCTCCTAACCATTGCCTGGGCTCCCTTTGTCGGCGGATTTATTGCCCGTATCTCCCGTGGACGTACCATCCGAGGCTTTATCGTAGGTGCCGTTTTAGCTCCCACCGCCTTTAGCCTTGTCTGGTTTACCATTGTTGGCGGCTCTTCCATTCTGGCAGAGATGAACCAGACAGCACCCATGTGGACAAGCATTTCAGCAGATGTAGGCTCCGGCATATATATGCTACTCAGCACCCTTCCCTTCGCCAAATTGCTCAGCATTATTGTCTTTATAAACATGATCCTCTTCCTCGTTACCTCGGCGGATTCAGCTTCATTCTTTGTGGCCATGCTCATGTCTAAGGGTGCCTACGAACCCAAAACCCTTATGAAGGTGGTTTGGGGCGCATTCCTCGGCACCCTCGCAGTTGTCCTCTTAGTAAGCGGCGGACTCGGCGCATTAAAGAGTGCATGTATCATAGCCGGCGCCCCCTTTGGTATCGGAATGATCTTTATGCTCTGGTCTTTGCTAAAAGACCTCAAGAGCGAAATGCAACATAGCGAAATGGAAAAACGCCAGAGCGAAATAGAACAGATTGAAATGCTTAAGAGCGAAATCCTCAAGAGCCAACTACAAAAAGAAGCACTTTAA
- a CDS encoding GntR family transcriptional regulator produces the protein MVNKKKTVQKKISRVARDLVYNYLRKRMQEGEILPGNSLNLTELSEHLQISRTPLRDALIRLEAEGIVTIYPRSKVIVNKLEKEDFQYLYEVIGSLENTLCIRGMPHYTASILDEMEEVVKEMRKSIYAEDIQQYDILHRKSHDYFLTVAPNLFAERILVPVQNRLWDLPRRNFVQRWFLDGCDEHDLIIRALREKNETDLRYYVKERHWDFEYNKEHIFAIYFH, from the coding sequence ATGGTGAATAAAAAGAAAACAGTCCAGAAGAAAATTTCTCGGGTTGCCCGTGACCTAGTATACAACTATTTAAGAAAACGTATGCAAGAGGGGGAAATTTTACCCGGTAACAGTCTCAACCTTACCGAGTTAAGCGAACATCTACAAATTAGCCGTACACCTCTGCGTGATGCCCTTATTCGCTTGGAGGCTGAAGGTATTGTAACGATTTACCCCCGTAGTAAGGTCATTGTAAATAAACTTGAAAAAGAAGATTTTCAATACCTCTACGAAGTTATTGGCTCACTGGAAAACACCCTCTGTATACGTGGCATGCCTCATTATACAGCATCCATCCTCGATGAGATGGAAGAGGTGGTGAAAGAGATGCGCAAAAGCATCTACGCCGAAGATATTCAACAATACGATATCCTGCATAGAAAGTCCCATGACTATTTTCTGACCGTAGCACCGAATCTGTTTGCGGAACGAATACTTGTCCCCGTGCAAAATCGATTGTGGGATCTGCCACGTCGCAACTTTGTGCAACGTTGGTTCCTTGATGGCTGTGACGAACATGACCTGATCATTCGGGCCCTGCGGGAAAAGAATGAAACAGATTTACGATACTATGTAAAAGAGAGACATTGGGATTTCGAGTACAATAAAGAACATATATTTGCCATATACTTCCATTAG
- a CDS encoding ABC transporter ATP-binding protein: MNSQDTILQIKNVSKSYDEQNIIENVSLSLARGEIGCLLGPSGCGKTTLLRTIAGFEEIQSGRIEINGEVVSAAGMSRSPEKRSVGMVFQDYALFPHLSVEQNIAFGIREKPRPRQKEKVRSLLKLVGLEDALGKYPHELSGGQQQRVALARALAPEPELLLLDEPFSNLDALLRDRLTIEVRDILKKSGTTGLLVTHNQYEAFSVADKIGLLFHGKMQQWDSCHNIYHQPATAEVATFIGDGALICGRVMEAGEIECALGLLKTNISGPHKRGDEVRVLIRPEEIHCGEDGEIEARVTHKSFRGGSSLYQLKLGSGEICQTLTFAREELRVGASVKISHRLEQISCFAK, from the coding sequence ATGAATAGCCAAGATACTATTTTACAGATAAAAAATGTGTCCAAGTCCTACGATGAACAGAATATCATCGAAAATGTCTCTCTCTCACTTGCCCGCGGAGAGATCGGCTGTTTACTGGGCCCCAGCGGCTGTGGCAAAACAACCCTGCTTCGTACCATTGCAGGCTTTGAAGAAATCCAGTCGGGCAGGATAGAGATAAATGGAGAGGTGGTTTCAGCTGCAGGGATGAGCAGATCCCCTGAAAAACGATCCGTGGGCATGGTTTTCCAGGACTACGCCCTCTTCCCTCACCTCTCTGTAGAGCAAAATATTGCCTTCGGTATACGGGAAAAGCCCCGCCCCAGGCAAAAAGAGAAGGTCCGCTCTCTACTGAAGCTGGTTGGCTTAGAGGATGCCCTAGGCAAATACCCGCACGAGCTCTCGGGAGGACAACAGCAGCGCGTCGCCCTTGCCCGCGCCCTTGCCCCTGAACCTGAATTGCTTTTACTCGATGAGCCATTTTCCAATCTCGATGCTCTGTTAAGAGATCGGCTGACTATAGAGGTAAGAGATATTTTAAAGAAATCAGGGACAACAGGGCTGCTGGTGACCCATAACCAGTATGAGGCCTTCTCTGTCGCCGATAAAATTGGCCTTTTATTCCATGGGAAGATGCAACAATGGGACAGTTGCCATAATATTTACCACCAGCCAGCAACAGCAGAGGTTGCAACCTTTATAGGTGACGGAGCACTTATCTGCGGGAGAGTTATGGAAGCGGGAGAGATAGAGTGCGCCCTGGGGCTCCTCAAGACGAATATTTCCGGTCCCCATAAGAGGGGCGATGAGGTGAGAGTGCTCATCCGACCGGAAGAGATTCACTGTGGGGAAGATGGCGAGATAGAGGCCCGGGTGACGCACAAATCCTTTCGTGGAGGGAGCTCCCTATACCAACTAAAACTTGGCAGCGGAGAAATATGTCAGACCTTAACCTTTGCCAGAGAAGAGCTCAGAGTCGGTGCCTCTGTCAAAATATCCCATAGGCTTGAACAAATATCGTGCTTTGCAAAATAG
- a CDS encoding ABC transporter permease yields the protein MRTFLKLRLAGLDSWQISAITLAGLVVIPIGVIFCSVFQAEQEIWRHLSETVLTSLLLNTFWLGAGVLVCTTILGVGFGWLTGACSFPGKSFFSWALTLPMAIPAYVMAFIFIGVMDFAGPVQSVIRMIPGCSDLIFEVRSRPFVVIVISATLYPYVYLLSRAAFLSQGRVLIEAAQTLGVSPWIAFWKVSLPMARPWIVSGLVLVLMETLADFGTVSVFNYDTFTTAIYKAWFGFFSLQAAAQLSSILVLFALVLVLVEASYKAKMRFYSNGKGRNAYSRIQLKGWQARGATLACSLMVIFAFVLPVIQLVYWAIGLAGKDLPNYASQAGQTLFLGGGAAVLTCLCALLLSYVKRRSPHRLNLLCAKVSTIGYALPGTVLAIGIFIPIVWLDNQLQIIAQYLFQVNIGTVFQGTLFVMFMAYVVRFLAAGFSAIDSNMLGISPSLDEAASLTGVKGRRLIRLIHLPLLKKGLLTALILVMVDVVKEMPITLMTRPFGWDTLAVKIYELTSEGEWERAALPSLYLVLASIIPVILLIRQTEEA from the coding sequence ATGCGAACCTTCCTCAAACTACGACTGGCCGGGCTGGATAGCTGGCAGATATCTGCAATTACCTTGGCAGGGCTGGTCGTTATCCCCATAGGAGTAATTTTCTGCTCGGTCTTTCAGGCTGAGCAGGAAATTTGGCGACACCTCTCTGAAACGGTGCTGACTTCTCTCCTGCTCAATACATTCTGGCTCGGTGCCGGAGTTCTGGTCTGCACCACCATTCTCGGGGTTGGATTTGGCTGGTTGACAGGTGCCTGCTCATTTCCCGGGAAATCCTTTTTTTCCTGGGCCTTAACCCTGCCCATGGCGATCCCTGCCTACGTGATGGCCTTTATCTTTATAGGCGTGATGGACTTTGCGGGCCCGGTTCAGTCGGTAATAAGGATGATCCCCGGCTGCTCAGACCTCATCTTCGAGGTGCGCTCAAGGCCATTCGTGGTGATTGTCATAAGCGCCACCCTCTATCCCTATGTATATCTCTTAAGCCGGGCAGCATTTTTAAGCCAGGGACGAGTTTTGATAGAGGCAGCCCAAACCCTGGGGGTGAGCCCCTGGATTGCCTTCTGGAAGGTGTCTCTGCCAATGGCAAGACCGTGGATTGTCAGCGGTCTGGTCCTGGTCTTAATGGAAACACTGGCAGATTTTGGTACAGTCTCTGTTTTTAATTACGATACCTTTACCACGGCCATCTATAAGGCCTGGTTTGGCTTTTTTTCTCTGCAGGCGGCTGCCCAGTTATCATCAATTTTAGTGCTGTTTGCCTTGGTCCTGGTATTGGTCGAGGCATCATATAAAGCCAAAATGCGCTTTTACTCAAATGGCAAGGGCAGAAATGCATATAGCAGAATCCAGCTCAAAGGCTGGCAGGCCCGGGGGGCGACCCTAGCCTGCTCCCTGATGGTCATTTTCGCCTTTGTCCTGCCTGTTATCCAACTCGTATACTGGGCCATCGGTCTGGCAGGAAAAGATCTACCCAACTATGCCAGCCAGGCGGGACAGACACTTTTTCTAGGCGGCGGAGCGGCAGTGTTGACCTGTCTCTGCGCCCTGCTGCTTAGCTATGTAAAGAGACGTTCACCGCACAGACTCAACCTCCTATGCGCAAAGGTCTCTACCATAGGATATGCCCTGCCAGGCACAGTGCTGGCGATCGGTATTTTTATTCCCATCGTTTGGCTTGATAACCAACTCCAGATCATCGCTCAGTATTTATTTCAGGTAAATATAGGCACAGTTTTTCAGGGCACACTCTTTGTCATGTTCATGGCCTATGTTGTCCGTTTTCTTGCTGCCGGTTTCAGCGCAATTGACAGCAACATGCTGGGCATAAGTCCAAGTCTTGATGAGGCGGCATCGCTCACCGGTGTGAAGGGACGGCGGCTGATTCGCCTCATCCACCTTCCACTCCTGAAAAAGGGGCTGCTAACGGCACTTATTCTGGTGATGGTGGATGTTGTTAAGGAGATGCCCATCACCCTTATGACCAGACCCTTTGGCTGGGATACCCTGGCTGTAAAAATATATGAACTCACCAGTGAAGGAGAGTGGGAACGAGCTGCCCTGCCAAGTTTATACTTGGTCTTAGCATCTATTATACCCGTGATCCTGCTTATCCGCCAAACAGAGGAAGCTTAA
- a CDS encoding extracellular solute-binding protein: MFPRLLALTLAMTISLPIFVSAAGEEVVVYSARKEHLIKPLFDLYTQKTGVKVKFLTGKAGVLLERLKAEGENSPADIYITVDAGNLWQAKEAGVLQPVNSTILATNIPENLRDPENNWFGLSVRARTIVYNTETGIADKLSTYEDLADKKWQGKLVLRTSKKVYNQSLVASLIADYGVEKAEEIVKGWVANLATDPFSNDTKAMKAVAAGLGDMTIVNTYYFGRLMKENPELPLAIFWPNQEISGVHMNVSGAGITAHAKHKDAAVKLVEWLSSEEAQGQFAALNMEYPANPSIAANPIVATWGDFKGNPLNVAQYGELQAEAIKLMDRAEYK, encoded by the coding sequence ATGTTCCCCCGATTATTAGCATTAACCCTGGCGATGACAATCAGCCTACCGATTTTTGTATCGGCAGCAGGCGAAGAAGTTGTTGTATATTCAGCACGTAAAGAACATCTAATAAAGCCTCTTTTCGATCTCTATACCCAGAAAACTGGTGTTAAGGTTAAATTTCTTACGGGAAAGGCTGGGGTACTCTTGGAACGCCTGAAGGCAGAAGGGGAAAACAGCCCGGCAGACATTTATATCACCGTGGATGCAGGTAACCTCTGGCAGGCAAAAGAGGCCGGCGTATTGCAACCCGTAAATTCAACCATTTTAGCAACAAATATTCCAGAAAACCTCAGGGATCCTGAGAATAACTGGTTTGGTCTCTCCGTACGGGCACGGACAATTGTCTACAATACCGAGACCGGCATCGCCGATAAACTCTCCACCTATGAGGACCTCGCCGACAAGAAGTGGCAGGGGAAATTGGTGCTGCGTACATCAAAGAAGGTCTACAACCAGTCTCTTGTTGCCTCCCTCATAGCTGATTATGGCGTTGAAAAAGCAGAGGAAATTGTTAAGGGCTGGGTGGCAAACCTTGCTACAGATCCTTTTAGCAACGACACCAAGGCAATGAAAGCAGTAGCTGCAGGCCTGGGAGATATGACCATTGTTAACACATACTACTTCGGTCGTCTTATGAAGGAGAACCCTGAGCTACCTCTTGCCATCTTCTGGCCGAACCAGGAGATCAGCGGTGTACATATGAATGTTTCCGGGGCAGGCATCACCGCCCACGCCAAACATAAAGATGCGGCCGTAAAACTTGTGGAGTGGTTATCCAGCGAGGAGGCCCAGGGGCAATTTGCCGCTTTGAATATGGAGTATCCCGCTAACCCGAGTATTGCCGCCAACCCGATTGTGGCCACATGGGGTGATTTTAAGGGAAATCCACTAAATGTCGCTCAGTACGGTGAGCTTCAGGCAGAGGCTATAAAACTTATGGATCGCGCCGAGTACAAATAA
- the brnQ gene encoding branched-chain amino acid transport system II carrier protein, which produces MKKELRDVVVVGAALFAMFFGAGNLIFPPALGFLAGDNWFLCMLGFLLTGVGLPILGVVAIARSKGSFDLFAGRVHPAFAKILGTGIVLSIGPFLAIPRTAATVYEIGIQPMFSDVSPVLVSALYFSITLLFVLKPSSIIDKIGKFLTPALLLIITIIIFIGVSQPMGVPLDTAFAHPFSNGFSEGYQTMDAMASILFAGLILTALKAKGYTEPKQQMKLACQSGLIAGAGLMFVYGGLLYLGATGNNVFPAGISRADLIVSMTNTILGRTGQIAMCLVVSVACLTTAVGLTAVVGDYFSELSGGKLAYKPVVLATTIFSACISVSGIENIVKLSVPLLIIAYPVIIVLILLTLIGKNLNAGVFRGAVAGAVFVSLFDVLSYLKIETGTAGSFIAKLPFASSGFGWILPATLGAVLFGTLMQKMAKPVNTLSNHHHGA; this is translated from the coding sequence GTGAAGAAAGAATTGAGGGATGTGGTTGTTGTTGGAGCTGCGCTGTTTGCGATGTTTTTTGGGGCTGGGAATCTGATCTTTCCACCTGCACTGGGATTTCTTGCCGGAGACAACTGGTTTCTCTGTATGCTTGGCTTTCTCCTCACTGGTGTTGGTCTGCCTATTTTGGGTGTTGTGGCCATTGCCAGAAGTAAGGGCTCATTTGATCTCTTTGCCGGCAGGGTTCATCCGGCCTTTGCCAAGATTTTGGGTACGGGCATTGTCCTTTCCATTGGTCCCTTTCTGGCCATTCCCAGAACCGCTGCCACCGTCTATGAGATTGGCATTCAGCCCATGTTCAGTGATGTAAGCCCGGTATTGGTATCGGCTCTCTACTTTTCCATCACCCTGCTCTTTGTTCTTAAGCCGTCGAGTATTATTGATAAAATAGGCAAGTTTCTTACCCCTGCCCTTCTGCTTATCATTACTATTATTATCTTTATTGGGGTAAGCCAGCCCATGGGGGTACCTTTGGATACCGCCTTTGCCCACCCCTTTTCCAATGGTTTTTCCGAAGGTTATCAGACCATGGATGCCATGGCCTCTATTCTCTTTGCCGGTCTTATTCTCACGGCCCTAAAGGCCAAGGGTTATACGGAGCCAAAACAGCAGATGAAACTGGCCTGTCAGTCAGGTCTCATTGCCGGGGCCGGCCTGATGTTTGTCTATGGCGGTCTCCTCTATCTGGGCGCAACTGGTAATAATGTCTTTCCTGCAGGTATTTCCCGGGCGGATCTGATTGTCTCTATGACCAATACCATCCTGGGGAGAACGGGCCAGATTGCCATGTGCCTTGTGGTCTCCGTTGCCTGTCTGACCACGGCTGTTGGCCTCACCGCCGTTGTCGGAGACTACTTTTCAGAACTTAGTGGCGGCAAACTGGCCTATAAGCCGGTTGTTCTGGCTACCACCATCTTCAGTGCCTGTATTTCGGTTTCGGGTATTGAAAATATTGTTAAACTGTCGGTACCGCTTCTGATCATCGCCTACCCGGTTATTATTGTTCTGATCCTCCTCACCCTTATCGGCAAAAACCTTAATGCCGGTGTCTTCCGGGGTGCGGTGGCTGGTGCTGTCTTTGTCAGCCTCTTTGACGTTCTCTCCTATCTCAAGATTGAAACGGGCACCGCCGGGAGCTTTATTGCCAAACTTCCCTTTGCCTCCTCGGGATTTGGCTGGATACTGCCCGCTACCCTTGGCGCTGTGCTCTTTGGCACCCTGATGCAGAAGATGGCCAAGCCGGTTAATACCCTCAGCAATCATCATCACGGTGCTTAG
- a CDS encoding DUF134 domain-containing protein: MPRPKLPRFIEMHPEVEGFSPDGISHTGDTTLSMEEFEAIRLSDYLGLDQSQAAEQMNISRQTFGRVLRQARFILSQALVTGKRLKVGGGCYKMQGRGGRRRRGRTTIDLKEDLMTQAEQENSQLNQAGSGENEQSPVQGPGQGRGQGQALGQGQRQGQEPGQGRGLGRGPGQGLGQGPGQGLGQRRPGQGQGGQGLGQGSGQGQGLGQKPGQGQGLGQGQGLGQGRGQGQGGGRGVGGGRGLGCGKRDGSCRQNNK; the protein is encoded by the coding sequence ATGCCAAGGCCCAAGCTACCAAGATTTATTGAAATGCATCCCGAGGTGGAGGGATTTAGCCCGGATGGTATTAGCCATACTGGGGATACCACCCTCTCCATGGAGGAGTTTGAGGCCATAAGGCTCAGTGACTATCTCGGGCTTGATCAGTCTCAGGCAGCTGAGCAGATGAACATATCAAGACAGACATTTGGCCGAGTATTAAGGCAGGCACGTTTTATTCTCTCTCAGGCCCTGGTCACGGGCAAACGCCTCAAGGTTGGGGGTGGTTGCTATAAGATGCAGGGTAGGGGGGGGCGGAGAAGACGTGGCAGAACAACCATAGATCTCAAGGAGGATCTCATGACTCAGGCAGAACAGGAAAATAGTCAGCTTAATCAGGCGGGCAGTGGCGAGAATGAGCAAAGCCCAGTTCAGGGACCAGGTCAGGGCAGGGGCCAGGGACAGGCCTTAGGCCAGGGCCAGAGACAGGGCCAGGAACCAGGTCAGGGTCGGGGCTTAGGTCGAGGACCGGGTCAGGGCTTAGGGCAAGGACCAGGACAGGGCTTAGGTCAGAGAAGACCGGGCCAAGGTCAGGGCGGTCAGGGATTAGGTCAGGGCTCGGGTCAAGGTCAGGGCTTAGGTCAGAAACCGGGACAAGGTCAGGGCTTAGGGCAAGGTCAGGGCTTAGGCCAGGGTAGAGGTCAGGGCCAGGGTGGTGGACGCGGCGTGGGAGGAGGACGAGGCCTCGGTTGTGGCAAGAGAGACGGCAGCTGCAGACAGAACAATAAATAG
- a CDS encoding retropepsin-like aspartic protease: MRFLSLFVLLFFLAVPGANGKNIGSSVNRAKKNITKITIINNQILIPVTLRHRGRSKRVYMVLDTGSSHTTIPYRYLKGMRANYGPKVVATVANGSKCYGRSVELDMLRVSTEHEYNFTVSTYPQSGSQNRGLLGVDFLKKHPFKIDFENKYIVWM, encoded by the coding sequence ATGCGTTTTTTATCCCTGTTTGTGCTGTTATTCTTTTTAGCTGTGCCTGGAGCAAATGGCAAAAATATCGGCAGCAGTGTCAATAGGGCGAAAAAAAATATCACCAAAATAACTATCATTAACAATCAAATACTTATTCCGGTCACCCTGCGACATAGAGGCAGAAGCAAAAGGGTTTATATGGTGCTCGACACGGGCTCCAGCCATACAACCATCCCCTATAGATATCTAAAGGGGATGAGAGCTAACTATGGACCAAAGGTGGTGGCAACGGTCGCCAATGGTTCAAAATGCTATGGCCGCTCTGTGGAGCTGGATATGCTAAGGGTTAGCACGGAGCATGAGTACAATTTCACCGTCTCGACATACCCGCAATCTGGGTCCCAAAACAGGGGCCTGCTGGGAGTGGATTTCCTCAAGAAACATCCCTTCAAAATAGACTTTGAAAATAAGTATATCGTCTGGATGTAG
- a CDS encoding HD-GYP domain-containing protein: MSSFSAKPVSLLPSVLGLHSVVDMVVATLDIRDPYTSEHSHRVAGLAELLAEAMALSPEQCRLVHYAAHLHDIGKIGVSDSTLNKIGKLTAEEMAEMQAHSEIGAMILSKNPEFTLLAEIVRHHHERWDGKGYPDGISGDAIPLESRIIGLADAFDAMTSDRPYRAHKTHEWALEEIKKHAGSQFCPECVSIFLTLRAKLKLNQYQSSKRAFSHHQANVRHHTLMHSQRIRSMPTRH, encoded by the coding sequence TTGTCATCTTTTAGCGCCAAGCCTGTATCCTTATTGCCCAGTGTTTTGGGTCTTCATTCCGTGGTTGATATGGTGGTCGCGACACTTGATATTCGTGATCCTTATACCTCTGAACACTCCCATCGTGTCGCCGGTCTAGCTGAACTTTTGGCTGAGGCGATGGCACTTTCTCCTGAACAGTGCCGTCTTGTCCATTACGCGGCCCATCTTCATGATATAGGTAAGATAGGGGTGTCTGATAGTACCTTAAATAAAATTGGAAAATTGACAGCTGAAGAGATGGCGGAGATGCAGGCTCATTCGGAAATCGGGGCAATGATCCTCAGTAAAAATCCGGAATTTACCCTCTTGGCAGAGATTGTTCGGCATCACCACGAACGTTGGGATGGTAAGGGTTATCCTGATGGCATAAGTGGTGATGCCATTCCACTTGAATCTCGGATCATCGGTCTGGCAGATGCCTTTGATGCGATGACATCAGATCGTCCATATAGAGCTCATAAAACACATGAATGGGCCCTTGAGGAGATTAAGAAGCACGCAGGTAGTCAATTTTGCCCTGAATGTGTCAGCATTTTCCTCACCCTTCGCGCAAAATTAAAACTTAATCAGTATCAAAGTAGTAAGAGAGCCTTCTCTCACCATCAGGCCAATGTCAGACATCATACTCTTATGCACTCTCAGCGGATCAGATCAATGCCAACAAGACATTGA
- a CDS encoding DUF1499 domain-containing protein, which produces MKKQIIVVLVNLLLLTGCAGTMSELGIKNGELTPCPKTPNCVNSQAVGEKHYIQPIRYAGTRQEMRVRLLQILEAEKRTNILTVQEDYVRVEFTSALFRFVDDVEFYFPEEQSGETVIYVRSASRLGYSDLGANRKRIEWIRGEFNK; this is translated from the coding sequence ATGAAAAAACAAATTATAGTTGTTCTGGTAAACTTATTATTATTAACGGGGTGTGCGGGAACTATGTCTGAGCTGGGGATAAAAAATGGTGAGCTGACGCCGTGCCCGAAAACACCAAACTGTGTGAATAGTCAGGCGGTTGGAGAAAAACATTATATTCAACCTATCCGTTACGCAGGAACACGGCAGGAGATGCGAGTCCGTCTCTTGCAGATACTTGAGGCCGAAAAGCGAACAAATATTCTGACGGTTCAGGAGGATTATGTTCGAGTAGAATTTACGTCAGCATTGTTTCGATTTGTTGATGACGTGGAGTTTTATTTTCCGGAGGAGCAAAGCGGCGAGACGGTTATTTATGTTCGATCCGCTTCCCGGCTCGGATATTCTGATCTTGGTGCCAACCGGAAACGAATTGAGTGGATTCGAGGTGAATTTAATAAATAG